Proteins encoded in a region of the Isosphaeraceae bacterium EP7 genome:
- a CDS encoding alpha-E domain-containing protein, with protein MLSRVADTLYWMSRYLERAEHTARLVDVNLNLMLDQSPESAVPRWDRVLTSLRAKIPGVDLESDPYAIARTLMFDPTNPSSVVACIGVARENARQARELISSDMWEHLNRMYLDARTAGADGFFQAQPADFLRGVRLSAHTFQGLTESTIAHDESWRFIELGRYIERAGAVATLLDAYFNTLDEAEAAPGGDHLEWIGLLKGCTAFEAYCKVYTADLHPDRIAEFLLLSGDFPHSVRFAVERVQGALQAIAAQAVRRNAGRLDRLAGRLRSALSFGQIDEILVSGLHAYLEEIRRQCALIHKAIHDFYIAYSVESALGA; from the coding sequence ATGCTCTCCCGAGTCGCCGACACGCTCTACTGGATGAGCCGCTACCTGGAGCGGGCCGAGCACACCGCGCGGCTGGTGGACGTGAACCTGAACCTGATGCTCGACCAGTCCCCCGAGTCCGCCGTGCCTCGGTGGGACCGGGTGTTGACCAGCCTGCGGGCGAAGATCCCCGGCGTGGACCTGGAGAGCGACCCGTACGCGATCGCGCGGACGTTGATGTTCGACCCGACCAATCCGTCCTCGGTCGTCGCCTGCATCGGCGTGGCCCGCGAGAACGCGAGGCAGGCCCGTGAGTTGATCAGCTCGGACATGTGGGAGCACCTCAACCGGATGTACCTGGATGCCCGGACGGCCGGCGCCGACGGGTTTTTCCAGGCACAGCCGGCCGACTTCCTCCGCGGCGTCCGGCTGTCGGCGCACACGTTCCAGGGGCTCACCGAGTCAACCATCGCGCATGACGAGTCGTGGCGGTTCATCGAGCTGGGCCGCTACATCGAGCGGGCGGGCGCGGTGGCCACGCTGCTCGACGCCTACTTCAACACGCTGGACGAGGCCGAGGCCGCGCCCGGCGGCGACCACCTCGAGTGGATCGGCCTGCTGAAGGGCTGCACCGCCTTCGAGGCCTACTGCAAGGTGTACACGGCCGACCTGCACCCCGACCGGATCGCCGAGTTCCTGCTGCTAAGCGGCGACTTCCCGCACTCGGTCCGGTTCGCCGTCGAGCGAGTGCAGGGGGCCTTGCAGGCGATCGCGGCGCAGGCCGTGCGCCGCAACGCCGGGCGGCTCGACCGCCTGGCCGGGCGGCTCCGTTCGGCCCTGAGCTTCGGCCAGATCGACGAGATCCTCGTCTCCGGCCTGCACGCCTACCTGGAAGAGATCCGCAGGCAGTGCGCCCTGATCCACAAGGCGATCCACGACTTCTACATCGCCTATTCCGTCGAGAGTGCCCTGGGGGCCTGA
- a CDS encoding transglutaminase family protein: protein MFYYAIRHVTRYRYSTPIGESVMEVRMQPRSEGSHRCWDFQLSSAPRAKVASYRDSLGNHVHHFDIPGRHTKLTITAESVVEIAPTPEPVGIGPEAWDALDALAESGREWEMLRPSKFSRSSPLLEEFALEINLCRGEDPWTTLLGLNKAIHEAFEYVPKSTRVDSPIDLVLEQRRGVCQDFAHVMAVLIRKLGIPCRYVSGYLFHRRGDEGERRAADATHAWVEAFLPGHGWVGLDPTNNTVASDRHVRVAIGRDYHDVPPTRGFYKGDSRSELSVSVEVSETDAPVDFDPPAPENWVAVETEAPDVTSLQQQQQQSQQEQQQQSLNGWRQSQSGSGKSQRQSQGR, encoded by the coding sequence ATGTTCTATTACGCGATCCGCCACGTCACCCGCTACCGCTACTCCACCCCCATCGGCGAGAGCGTGATGGAAGTGCGCATGCAGCCCAGGAGCGAAGGCTCGCACCGCTGCTGGGACTTCCAGCTCTCCAGCGCCCCGCGCGCCAAGGTGGCCTCGTACCGCGACAGCCTGGGCAACCACGTCCACCACTTCGACATTCCGGGCCGGCACACCAAGCTGACGATCACCGCCGAGTCGGTCGTCGAGATCGCGCCCACCCCCGAACCCGTCGGGATCGGCCCCGAGGCCTGGGACGCGCTGGACGCCCTGGCCGAGTCGGGCCGCGAGTGGGAGATGCTCCGCCCCAGCAAGTTCTCCCGCTCGAGCCCGCTGCTCGAGGAGTTCGCCCTCGAGATCAACCTGTGCCGCGGCGAAGACCCCTGGACCACACTGCTCGGGCTGAACAAGGCGATCCACGAGGCCTTCGAGTACGTCCCCAAGAGCACGCGGGTCGACTCCCCCATCGACCTCGTCCTGGAGCAGCGCCGGGGGGTCTGCCAGGACTTCGCTCACGTCATGGCCGTGCTCATCCGCAAGCTGGGCATCCCCTGCCGGTACGTCAGCGGCTACCTCTTCCACCGACGGGGCGACGAGGGCGAGCGCAGGGCGGCCGACGCCACGCACGCCTGGGTCGAGGCCTTCCTGCCCGGCCACGGCTGGGTCGGCCTGGACCCGACCAACAACACGGTCGCCTCCGACCGTCACGTCCGCGTGGCGATCGGCCGCGACTACCACGACGTCCCCCCCACCCGCGGGTTCTACAAGGGGGACTCCAGGAGCGAGCTGAGCGTCTCCGTCGAGGTCAGCGAGACCGACGCCCCCGTCGACTTCGACCCGCCGGCGCCCGAGAACTGGGTCGCCGTCGAGACCGAGGCTCCCGACGTCACCTCCCTCCAGCAGCAGCAGCAGCAATCCCAGCAGGAGCAGCAGCAGCAGTCGCTCAATGGGTGGCGGCAGTCGCAGAGTGGATCCGGTAAGAGTCAGCGGCAGTCGCAGGGGCGTTGA
- the cyaB gene encoding class IV adenylate cyclase translates to MGYEVEIKFRCPDHGAISKRLMALGAGPGAEVEQADAYLAHPSRDFAATNEALRIRREGAENRVTYKGPKHPGPTKTREEIEIPFQGGQEGFEATSRLFEALGFRPVAVVRKRRIPHHVRFQGRELEVTLDLAEELGPFVEVEALAADAADLPAAQAAVQALAAELGLTDASVEPRSYLRMLLELSGNQG, encoded by the coding sequence ATGGGTTACGAGGTCGAGATCAAGTTCAGGTGTCCCGATCACGGGGCCATATCGAAGCGCCTGATGGCTCTGGGGGCCGGCCCTGGGGCCGAGGTCGAGCAGGCCGACGCCTACCTGGCTCATCCATCGCGCGACTTCGCCGCGACCAACGAAGCCCTGCGCATCCGCCGCGAAGGGGCCGAGAACCGGGTCACCTACAAGGGGCCAAAGCACCCCGGGCCGACCAAGACCCGCGAAGAGATCGAAATCCCCTTCCAGGGGGGGCAAGAGGGATTTGAAGCCACGTCCAGGCTGTTCGAGGCCCTAGGCTTCCGCCCCGTGGCCGTCGTGCGGAAGCGGCGAATCCCCCATCACGTCCGCTTCCAGGGGCGTGAGTTGGAGGTGACGCTCGACCTGGCCGAGGAGCTTGGCCCGTTCGTCGAGGTGGAGGCCTTGGCCGCCGACGCGGCCGACCTGCCCGCCGCGCAGGCCGCCGTCCAGGCGCTGGCCGCCGAGCTCGGTTTGACCGACGCGAGCGTCGAACCCCGGTCCTACCTGCGGATGCTGCTGGAGCTGAGCGGGAACCAGGGCTGA
- a CDS encoding 5-formyltetrahydrofolate cyclo-ligase → MDNRTRKRRLRREVRARILATAPARRLEEEAELALRFETLPGLSSARTVLLYVRAFREEIDTRPMVASALERNLIVACPRVDAAGQRLRLFRIADPDRDLVPGTLNIPEPAATCPELSPKAIDWVLVPGLAFDPRGYRLGRGGGYYDRLLPELRPDAPRWALAFDAQWVEGLPVEPHDMPLDGIVSPSRTETPA, encoded by the coding sequence ATGGACAACCGCACGCGGAAACGCCGGCTCCGCCGGGAAGTCCGGGCCAGGATTCTGGCCACGGCCCCGGCCCGACGCCTCGAGGAAGAGGCTGAGCTCGCCCTTCGATTCGAGACCCTGCCGGGCCTCTCCTCGGCTCGGACGGTCCTGCTCTACGTCCGCGCGTTCCGCGAAGAGATCGACACGCGACCGATGGTCGCTTCGGCCCTCGAACGAAACCTGATCGTCGCCTGCCCGCGCGTGGATGCGGCCGGTCAACGCCTGCGCCTCTTCCGCATCGCCGACCCCGACCGCGACCTCGTCCCGGGCACGCTGAACATCCCCGAACCCGCCGCGACCTGCCCCGAGCTTTCCCCCAAAGCGATCGACTGGGTCCTCGTCCCGGGCCTCGCCTTCGACCCGCGTGGCTATCGACTGGGACGCGGAGGCGGCTACTACGACCGACTGCTGCCCGAGCTACGCCCCGACGCCCCGCGCTGGGCGCTGGCCTTCGACGCCCAGTGGGTCGAAGGCCTCCCCGTCGAGCCGCACGACATGCCGCTCGACGGGATCGTCAGCCCTTCTCGGACGGAGACGCCCGCCTGA
- a CDS encoding PmoA family protein, giving the protein MKPTIRAAIALLLLAAPAAGAVEPWQFTVNNPGPVLGETPIWFQVDAAPGAYLVRPEGKGPALAAQVYKDAGKTYLAVVLPALDQGTNGFEVTQAADSAAAPGVVLTDEGPNVAVTVGGKPLTEYVSNVGPKPFFFPLIGPTGAPVTRAFPMKKVAGEKLDHPHHRSLWFNHGKVNGVDFWSEMPGHGTIKETSKLTKLGGPAVGILRTTDDWIGSDGKKVCEDERVARFYNTKGARVIDFDFTVKASEGPLTFGDTKEGSFGVRVASSMDVTAKQGGKIINAEGLTDDAAWGKPSAWVDYVGPVNGKTVGIAILNHPTSVRYPTTWHVRTYGLFAANPFGNREFDPKSGRSGDLVVPQGKSITFRYRVILHAGDTTAAQVAAANSAYASLAIGVEKAKP; this is encoded by the coding sequence ATGAAGCCAACGATTCGAGCCGCGATCGCCCTGCTCTTGCTCGCGGCCCCCGCGGCGGGAGCCGTCGAGCCCTGGCAATTCACGGTCAACAACCCCGGCCCTGTGCTGGGCGAGACGCCCATCTGGTTCCAGGTCGATGCCGCCCCCGGCGCCTACCTGGTCCGGCCGGAAGGGAAAGGCCCCGCCCTCGCGGCGCAGGTCTACAAGGACGCGGGCAAGACGTATCTGGCCGTCGTGCTGCCGGCGCTCGACCAGGGTACGAACGGCTTCGAAGTGACACAGGCCGCCGACTCGGCCGCGGCGCCGGGCGTGGTGCTCACCGATGAGGGGCCGAACGTCGCCGTGACGGTCGGCGGCAAGCCCCTGACCGAGTACGTCAGCAATGTCGGGCCCAAGCCGTTCTTCTTCCCCCTGATCGGGCCGACCGGCGCCCCTGTCACGCGAGCCTTCCCCATGAAGAAGGTCGCGGGCGAGAAGCTCGACCACCCGCACCACCGTTCGCTCTGGTTCAATCACGGCAAGGTGAATGGTGTCGACTTCTGGTCCGAGATGCCCGGCCACGGCACGATCAAGGAGACGTCCAAGCTCACGAAGCTGGGCGGCCCCGCCGTCGGCATCCTACGCACCACCGACGACTGGATCGGGTCCGATGGCAAGAAGGTTTGCGAAGACGAGCGCGTCGCCCGGTTCTACAACACCAAGGGCGCCCGGGTCATCGACTTCGACTTCACCGTGAAGGCTAGCGAAGGGCCGCTCACCTTCGGCGACACCAAGGAAGGGTCGTTCGGCGTGCGTGTGGCCAGCAGCATGGATGTCACCGCCAAGCAAGGTGGCAAGATTATCAATGCCGAGGGACTGACCGATGACGCTGCCTGGGGCAAGCCCTCGGCCTGGGTCGACTATGTCGGGCCCGTCAACGGCAAGACGGTCGGCATCGCCATCCTCAATCACCCGACCAGCGTCCGCTACCCGACCACCTGGCACGTCCGCACTTATGGGCTGTTCGCCGCCAATCCGTTCGGAAATCGCGAGTTCGACCCCAAGTCCGGGCGCAGCGGTGACCTCGTCGTGCCGCAGGGCAAGTCGATCACGTTCCGCTATCGGGTCATCCTCCACGCAGGCGACACGACGGCGGCGCAGGTCGCCGCGGCGAACTCGGCCTATGCGTCGCTGGCGATCGGCGTCGAGAAGGCCAAGCCGTAA
- a CDS encoding alpha/beta hydrolase-fold protein: MMSFKGLLAASLGLLSLATSQGDARAQAPPPSATIEPKAEQLAAIAAKSDELEKALVSIERGIVPPKSADLVADVRVYLRAARLIVEHGEFYTPAYADWTLEGLGRGLDRAGKLAHRESPWATAEGSTARGYVSRVDGSIQPYAVVVPAGGVPADRKLRLDVVLHGRGATLNEVSFLHAHQGKPAPAGQAGLVLHVFGRGNNAYRWAGETDVFEAIEAVKRNYPVDDRRVVLRGFSMGGAGAWHLGLHHPAAWSSVEAGAGFTETKRYAKLANLTEVEARGIHLYESVDHALNAFNVPMAGYGGEDDPQLKASRNIEEALRTLGFALKADGLVTRGTDIDYLGVVGAKMGHKVDPASAALLAAFHDEHAKDGANLEPARVRFVTYSLKYPKAAWLAVERMGEHYTRATVDARVEGGSVIATTENVAVLSVQRQVGETIKLDGDELPLKLAASGLLPSVYYQKRAKGWEVLDHEASRGLQENLDGTKAPGLQGPIDDAFTGPFLCVRGTGTPWNPALQAWADARLDRFSKDWSKWMRGDLPVKDDAQVTEADIAGKNLILFGDPGSNSLIARSLSGLPLTWTRESLRLRNTYDAATHSPALIAPSPLARGRYVVLNSGHTFGASAFKGTNALLYPQLGDYAVFELADPNQKAKVAGFFDERWRLP; the protein is encoded by the coding sequence ATGATGAGTTTCAAGGGCCTTCTGGCCGCGTCGCTGGGGCTCCTGTCCCTGGCCACGTCACAGGGCGATGCGCGGGCGCAGGCACCGCCGCCCTCGGCCACGATCGAGCCCAAGGCGGAACAGCTCGCGGCGATCGCGGCCAAATCCGACGAGCTGGAGAAGGCCCTTGTGTCGATCGAGCGGGGGATCGTCCCGCCGAAGTCGGCCGATCTGGTGGCCGACGTCCGCGTCTACCTCCGCGCGGCCCGATTGATCGTGGAACACGGCGAGTTCTACACCCCTGCGTACGCGGATTGGACGCTGGAGGGGCTGGGCAGGGGCCTGGACCGGGCGGGCAAGCTTGCCCATCGCGAGAGCCCATGGGCGACCGCCGAGGGATCGACCGCTCGCGGATATGTCTCCAGGGTCGATGGATCAATCCAGCCCTATGCGGTGGTCGTCCCCGCGGGAGGTGTGCCCGCGGACAGGAAGCTGCGGCTCGACGTCGTCCTGCACGGGCGCGGGGCGACGCTCAACGAGGTCAGCTTCCTGCACGCTCACCAGGGCAAGCCCGCGCCGGCGGGGCAGGCGGGCCTGGTGCTGCACGTCTTCGGCCGGGGGAACAACGCCTACCGCTGGGCGGGCGAGACCGACGTCTTCGAGGCCATCGAGGCGGTCAAGCGGAACTATCCCGTCGACGACCGTCGAGTCGTCCTGCGCGGGTTCTCGATGGGCGGGGCAGGGGCCTGGCACCTGGGCCTGCACCACCCGGCCGCCTGGTCGTCGGTCGAGGCTGGCGCCGGTTTCACCGAGACGAAACGCTATGCCAAGCTCGCCAATCTCACCGAGGTCGAGGCCCGAGGGATCCACCTTTACGAGTCGGTGGATCATGCGCTGAACGCCTTCAACGTGCCGATGGCGGGCTATGGCGGCGAGGATGACCCGCAGTTGAAGGCGAGCCGCAATATTGAAGAAGCCTTGCGCACGCTGGGGTTCGCCCTGAAGGCCGACGGCCTGGTCACGCGAGGGACCGACATCGACTATCTCGGCGTCGTCGGCGCGAAGATGGGCCACAAGGTCGACCCGGCGAGCGCCGCCTTGCTCGCGGCCTTTCACGACGAGCACGCCAAGGACGGGGCGAACCTGGAACCCGCCCGAGTCCGGTTCGTCACGTACTCGCTCAAGTATCCGAAGGCCGCATGGCTGGCCGTCGAGCGCATGGGCGAGCACTACACGCGGGCGACCGTCGATGCCCGCGTCGAGGGCGGCTCCGTGATCGCGACCACGGAAAACGTGGCGGTCCTTTCGGTTCAGCGCCAGGTGGGCGAGACGATCAAGCTCGACGGCGACGAACTCCCCTTGAAGCTGGCGGCGTCGGGCCTGCTCCCCTCGGTTTACTACCAGAAGCGGGCCAAGGGTTGGGAGGTGCTCGACCACGAGGCCTCGCGCGGGTTGCAGGAGAACCTCGACGGAACCAAGGCACCCGGCCTTCAAGGCCCGATCGACGACGCATTCACCGGCCCGTTCCTCTGCGTCCGGGGCACCGGGACCCCCTGGAACCCGGCGCTCCAGGCCTGGGCCGACGCCCGCCTCGACCGCTTCTCCAAGGACTGGAGCAAGTGGATGCGGGGCGACCTGCCCGTCAAGGACGATGCGCAAGTGACAGAGGCCGACATTGCCGGCAAGAATCTGATCCTGTTCGGCGATCCCGGCTCCAACTCGCTCATCGCCCGCTCGCTCTCCGGGCTGCCGCTGACCTGGACGCGCGAGTCGTTGCGGCTCCGTAACACCTACGACGCGGCCACGCACTCGCCGGCCTTGATCGCGCCCAGCCCGCTGGCCAGGGGCCGCTACGTGGTGCTCAACAGCGGCCACACGTTCGGCGCATCGGCATTCAAGGGGACGAATGCGTTGCTCTATCCCCAGCTGGGGGATTACGCCGTCTTCGAGCTGGCCGACCCGAACCAGAAGGCCAAGGTTGCCGGATTCTTCGACGAGCGATGGCGGCTGCCCTGA
- a CDS encoding rhodanese-like domain-containing protein, with translation MAESRFGVGLCSPDDLKKRLDEGQPLVLLDVREDDERNYCAIAAPVHATDLHVPMGSIQESYEQIREVAETAPVFVYCHHGMRSMTVARWLAGRGLTGVHNLEGGIDAWSQGIDPGVRRY, from the coding sequence ATGGCCGAATCCAGGTTTGGCGTGGGCTTATGCTCGCCCGACGATCTCAAGAAGCGCCTCGACGAAGGTCAGCCCCTGGTCCTGCTCGACGTGCGCGAGGACGACGAGCGGAACTATTGCGCCATCGCCGCGCCCGTGCATGCGACCGACCTGCACGTCCCCATGGGCAGCATCCAGGAGTCTTATGAGCAGATCCGCGAGGTGGCCGAGACGGCCCCGGTCTTCGTCTACTGTCACCACGGGATGCGGTCGATGACCGTCGCACGCTGGCTCGCGGGCCGGGGCCTGACGGGCGTTCACAACCTCGAAGGGGGGATCGACGCCTGGTCTCAGGGCATTGATCCCGGCGTCCGCCGGTACTGA
- a CDS encoding acyltransferase family protein — MKPDLVPTRFHAFDGLRASMMLLGVVVHTALSYSQIPSSRHWVFKDSQTSIVCDLLLTGSGLFRMPAFFVLAGFFAASTHRRRGPAGLVRDRMRRIGLPLVAGWVIAFPITRAAFAWARTPAGVGPVASILLAIREGSLLDRPGPMHFWFLENLILYCTLAALTARLVRGMPSLAIRLDAAFRGALQSPLGPLAFAVATLPAFWISPGAALETPSSFLPPASSLLGDWGFFAFGWMLGRHPEQVQALARYPIRLLALALVCWPLTRTAGLLRRSGLDPVRLSFGPELAHTASAAATSLVTWLLVCGVIGLALCYLDRPIRGVRPLVAASYWIYLAHLPLVAWLAPFLADVPLPGVVKLVIVASTTILTLLVVHKLATRPGAIRIVAGTWGRDHPGPVHA; from the coding sequence ATGAAGCCAGACCTTGTCCCAACGCGTTTCCATGCCTTCGACGGCCTCCGGGCTTCGATGATGCTGCTGGGCGTCGTCGTCCATACCGCTCTGTCCTACAGCCAGATCCCCTCCAGCAGGCATTGGGTCTTCAAGGACTCGCAGACCAGCATCGTCTGCGACCTGTTGCTGACGGGGTCGGGCCTGTTCCGGATGCCGGCCTTCTTCGTGCTGGCGGGGTTCTTCGCGGCGTCGACCCACCGCAGGCGAGGGCCGGCCGGGCTCGTCCGCGACCGGATGCGGCGGATCGGACTGCCCTTGGTGGCGGGCTGGGTGATTGCGTTCCCCATCACCCGCGCCGCCTTCGCCTGGGCGCGGACACCCGCGGGCGTCGGCCCGGTCGCCTCCATCTTGCTGGCCATCCGCGAAGGGTCGCTACTGGACCGGCCCGGTCCGATGCACTTCTGGTTCCTCGAGAACCTGATCCTGTATTGCACCCTGGCGGCGCTGACCGCCCGGCTGGTCCGCGGCATGCCCAGCCTGGCGATCCGGCTCGACGCGGCCTTCCGCGGCGCCTTGCAGTCGCCCCTGGGGCCTCTGGCGTTCGCCGTAGCGACGTTGCCGGCGTTCTGGATCTCGCCGGGCGCGGCTCTGGAGACGCCCTCGTCGTTCCTGCCGCCCGCCTCGTCGCTGCTCGGCGACTGGGGCTTCTTCGCCTTCGGCTGGATGCTGGGCCGCCACCCGGAGCAAGTCCAGGCCCTGGCGCGGTACCCGATCAGGCTGCTCGCCCTGGCCCTGGTCTGCTGGCCGCTCACCCGCACGGCGGGCCTGTTGCGGCGATCCGGCCTCGATCCGGTGCGGCTGTCATTCGGGCCCGAGCTGGCCCACACGGCGTCGGCCGCGGCGACCTCGCTCGTCACCTGGCTGCTCGTCTGCGGGGTCATCGGCCTGGCCCTGTGCTATCTGGACCGCCCCATCCGCGGCGTCCGCCCCCTGGTCGCCGCCTCGTACTGGATCTACCTGGCCCACCTGCCGCTGGTCGCCTGGCTCGCCCCGTTCCTGGCCGATGTCCCCCTGCCGGGCGTGGTCAAGCTGGTCATCGTGGCGTCCACGACGATCCTCACCTTGCTCGTGGTGCACAAGCTGGCCACCCGCCCCGGGGCGATCCGGATCGTCGCTGGAACCTGGGGCAGAGACCATCCGGGGCCGGTTCACGCTTGA
- a CDS encoding Gfo/Idh/MocA family oxidoreductase translates to MTDPTTRRDFLAASAFAAASLAATRAGADEPKKAVGANDKISLGFIGVGGMGSGLLNIFKTMPDVNVAALCDVYEPHLLRARSAVDGKPDTYGDFRKVLERKDIDAVVIATPDHWHAIPAIMACQAGKDVYCEKPLSYRIAEGRAMVDAATKYKRVTQMGNLIHAGENYRRVVEIVQSGALGKVLKARVWLNGDHSGLGSPDDLSQPPAGVDYDFWLGPAPKRPFNANRFTFNWRYFWDYAGGSLCDFCCHIIDLVHWAMEVDAPETITATGGRYGLQDNAETPDTLEVVYHYPKGEKGFDLVWSSSDVNPRGFEGKSMGIAFYGSEATLVSDYGSHQVFANKKGAEISLPPKTLPRSVGHHREWLDAIASRGQASCHFEYGHRLTSTGHLGNMALLTGEKLHWDAKAERVTNHEAANQHLSRAEYRAPWTLPKI, encoded by the coding sequence ATGACCGATCCCACCACCAGGCGCGACTTCCTGGCCGCCTCGGCGTTTGCCGCAGCGAGCCTGGCCGCCACCAGGGCCGGCGCCGACGAGCCGAAAAAGGCCGTCGGGGCCAATGACAAGATCAGCCTCGGCTTCATCGGCGTCGGCGGCATGGGTTCAGGCCTGCTGAACATCTTCAAGACAATGCCCGACGTCAACGTCGCCGCGCTATGCGACGTCTACGAGCCCCACCTCCTCCGCGCCCGGTCGGCCGTCGACGGCAAGCCCGACACCTACGGCGACTTCCGCAAGGTGCTCGAACGCAAGGACATCGACGCCGTCGTCATCGCCACGCCCGACCACTGGCACGCCATCCCGGCCATCATGGCCTGCCAGGCCGGCAAGGACGTCTACTGCGAGAAGCCCCTGTCCTATCGGATCGCCGAGGGTCGGGCGATGGTCGACGCCGCGACCAAGTACAAGCGCGTCACCCAGATGGGCAACCTCATCCACGCTGGCGAGAACTATCGCAGGGTCGTCGAGATCGTCCAGTCGGGCGCCCTGGGCAAGGTCCTGAAGGCCCGGGTCTGGCTCAACGGCGACCACAGCGGCCTCGGCAGCCCGGATGATCTGTCGCAGCCCCCCGCCGGCGTCGACTACGACTTCTGGCTGGGCCCGGCCCCCAAGCGTCCGTTCAACGCCAATCGCTTCACCTTCAACTGGCGCTACTTCTGGGATTACGCCGGCGGCAGCCTCTGCGACTTCTGCTGCCACATCATCGACCTGGTCCATTGGGCCATGGAAGTTGACGCCCCCGAGACCATCACCGCCACCGGCGGCCGGTACGGCCTTCAGGATAACGCGGAGACCCCCGACACCCTCGAGGTCGTCTACCACTACCCCAAGGGAGAGAAGGGCTTCGACCTCGTCTGGAGCTCGTCCGACGTCAACCCTCGCGGCTTCGAGGGCAAGTCCATGGGGATCGCCTTCTACGGCTCCGAGGCCACGCTCGTCTCCGACTACGGCAGCCATCAGGTCTTCGCCAACAAGAAGGGCGCCGAGATCAGCCTGCCACCCAAGACCCTGCCCCGATCCGTCGGCCACCATCGCGAGTGGCTCGACGCCATCGCCAGCCGCGGCCAGGCGTCGTGCCACTTCGAGTACGGCCATCGCCTGACCAGCACCGGCCATCTGGGCAACATGGCCCTCTTGACCGGCGAGAAGCTGCACTGGGACGCCAAGGCCGAGCGCGTGACTAACCACGAGGCCGCCAACCAGCACCTCTCTCGCGCCGAGTACCGGGCCCCCTGGACCCTGCCCAAGATCTGA
- a CDS encoding DUF1559 domain-containing protein, which yields MPQPLASSRRHAGFTLIELLVVISIIAVLISLLLPAVQSAREAARRAQCVNNMKQIGLALHNFESTNGFFPPSGITAAGELKAMAINVDDQGRDLPARHPERGSHYFLTFLLPFAEQQQVFNTYNIRLDSRERVNSTTVGTQLAMFACPSTPEADRYHVFDDTNVQSSATYTGIKMAMTDYAVNNGIEVNLAATGLVDPISGQIAMLRNATDALPNNQTRHSDVTDGLTNTFLVSEIAARPFRYRGWRKLATFVPSAGTGGGWADYDSGYTTHGFTVDGLKNPGPCHTNCTNNNENYAFHPGGANSLMGDGSVRFIKSTLDIRIFARLLSRSGGEVVSSDQY from the coding sequence GTGCCCCAGCCGCTCGCCTCATCACGTCGTCACGCCGGCTTCACACTCATCGAATTGCTGGTCGTCATCTCGATCATCGCCGTGCTGATCTCGCTGCTGCTCCCCGCCGTGCAGAGCGCCCGCGAGGCCGCCAGGCGCGCGCAGTGCGTCAACAACATGAAGCAGATCGGCCTAGCCCTGCACAATTTCGAGTCGACCAACGGCTTCTTCCCCCCCTCGGGCATCACCGCGGCCGGCGAGTTGAAGGCCATGGCCATCAACGTCGACGATCAGGGACGAGACCTCCCGGCTCGCCACCCCGAACGCGGCAGCCATTACTTCCTGACATTCCTCCTCCCCTTCGCAGAGCAGCAGCAGGTCTTCAACACCTACAACATCCGGCTCGACTCACGCGAGCGGGTCAACTCCACGACCGTCGGCACCCAGCTCGCGATGTTCGCCTGCCCTTCGACCCCCGAGGCGGACCGCTACCACGTCTTCGACGACACCAACGTGCAGTCGTCGGCCACGTATACGGGCATCAAGATGGCCATGACCGACTACGCGGTCAACAATGGGATCGAGGTCAATCTCGCCGCAACGGGCCTGGTCGACCCCATCTCGGGCCAGATCGCCATGCTACGCAATGCCACCGACGCCCTGCCCAACAACCAGACCCGCCACTCCGACGTCACCGACGGCCTGACCAACACGTTCCTCGTCAGCGAGATCGCCGCCCGACCGTTCCGCTATCGAGGCTGGAGGAAGCTGGCGACCTTCGTCCCCAGCGCCGGCACCGGCGGTGGCTGGGCCGACTATGACTCGGGCTACACCACACACGGCTTCACCGTCGATGGGCTCAAAAACCCCGGGCCTTGCCATACCAATTGCACCAACAACAACGAAAATTACGCCTTCCACCCGGGCGGAGCCAATAGCCTGATGGGCGACGGCTCGGTCCGGTTCATCAAGTCTACGCTCGACATCCGGATCTTCGCCCGCCTGCTGTCCCGAAGCGGCGGCGAGGTCGTTTCGTCCGACCAGTACTGA